The proteins below are encoded in one region of Triticum aestivum cultivar Chinese Spring chromosome 1B, IWGSC CS RefSeq v2.1, whole genome shotgun sequence:
- the LOC123120305 gene encoding uncharacterized protein isoform X1, with the protein MVYELLISSSSSSYLPLRFPPEKIEAKHWTPAGVSNRRCTPCSTTISPSPYEGISSPIAAHILDFCDDGSGGGDLFGAVNAASDVFAASSEDASSSSTATPPLCSHGDNMSSGAAAATTTATFSPLPSLDSTLSALLEEDQPPGPDAELLLPIDYAFAAAAAGTDEAQTEQQQFGQMVLPVVTAAEHHPALQTQMSSTASELMQLTSGYTDECFAAALAGGFMGLEETLCQQQPGAMLPGAADAATQGGFFGGGGCTGTVMSMMLGMEEMGEYQRMMEGGALVDADSAGQMAFPTAAEMQMGGSGSPGRLPAAGETSSLEDTSLKAARLSVEERKEKIHRYIKKRNERNFSKKIKYACRKTLADSRPRVRGRFAKNDEYCEASTEIGSQNHEEYEQMPGVKAEDMLDPDALAHISGMSSYMYNHTVESWI; encoded by the exons ATGGTCTACGAGCTTCtcatctcttcctcttcctcttcctatctcCCTCTGCGGTTTCCCCCAGAAAAGATCGAAGCAAAACATTGGACGCCGGCCGGGGTTTCCAATCGACGGTGCACGCCATGCTCGACGACGATCAGTCCTTCACCGTAT GAGGGCATCTCGAGCCCCATAGCCGCGCACATCCTCGACTTCTGCGacgatggcagcggcggcggcgacctctTCGGGGCGGTGAATGCTGCATCCGACGTGTTCGCTGCCTCGTCGGAGGACGCCTCCTCGTCGTCCACCGCCACGCCTCCCCTCTGCAGCCATGGCGACAACATGTCGTCGGGCGCGGCCGCGGCCACGACCACGGCCACCTTCTCCCCCTTGCCGTCCCTTGACTCCACACTCTCGGCGCTCCTCGAGGAAGACCAGCCGCCTGGCCCCGACGCCGAGCTCCTCCTCCCCATAGACTACGcattcgcggcggcggcggcgggcacggaCGAGGCCCAGACGGAGCAGCAACAGTTTGGCCAGATGGTGCTCCCGGTGGTGACCGCGGCAGAGCACCACCCGGCGCTGCAGACGCAAATGAGCAGCACGGCGTCCGAGCTCATGCAGCTCACCTCGGGATACACCGACGAGTGCTTCGCAGCGGCGCTGGCCGGAGGGTTCATGGGGCTGGAGGAGACCCTGTGCCAGCAGCAGCCTGGAGCGATGCTCCCCGGCGCCGCCGACGCGGCGACGCAGGGAGGTTtcttcggcggcggcggttgcaCGGGCACCGTGATGTCGATGATGCTGGGGATGGAGGAGATGGGCGAGTACCAGAGGATGATGGAGGGCGGCGCGCTGGTGGACGCCGACTCCGCGGGGCAGATGGCGTTCCCTACCGCCGCAGAGATGCAG ATGGGAGGCAGCGGGAGCCCCgggcggctgccggcggcgggagAGACCTCGAGCCTGGAGGACACGAGCCTCAAGGCCGCCCGCCTCTccgtggaggagaggaaggagaagatcCACCGGTACATCAAGAAGAGGAACGAGCGGAACTTCAGCAAGAAGATCAAG TACGCGTGCAGGAAAACCTTGGCGGACAGCAGGCCGCGCGTCCGCGGGAGGTTCGCCAAGAACGACGAGTACTGCGAAGCATCCACGGAGATCGGATCACAGAACCACGAGGAGTACGAGCAGATG CCGGGCGTGAAGGCGGAGGACATGCTCGACCCCGACGCGCTGGCGCACATCAGCGGGATGAGCTCCTACATGTACAACCACACGGTGGAGTCGTGGATATAA
- the LOC123120305 gene encoding GATA transcription factor 17 isoform X3: MLDDDQSFTEGISSPIAAHILDFCDDGSGGGDLFGAVNAASDVFAASSEDASSSSTATPPLCSHGDNMSSGAAAATTTATFSPLPSLDSTLSALLEEDQPPGPDAELLLPIDYAFAAAAAGTDEAQTEQQQFGQMVLPVVTAAEHHPALQTQMSSTASELMQLTSGYTDECFAAALAGGFMGLEETLCQQQPGAMLPGAADAATQGGFFGGGGCTGTVMSMMLGMEEMGEYQRMMEGGALVDADSAGQMAFPTAAEMQMGGSGSPGRLPAAGETSSLEDTSLKAARLSVEERKEKIHRYIKKRNERNFSKKIKYACRKTLADSRPRVRGRFAKNDEYCEASTEIGSQNHEEYEQMPGVKAEDMLDPDALAHISGMSSYMYNHTVESWI, encoded by the exons ATGCTCGACGACGATCAGTCCTTCACC GAGGGCATCTCGAGCCCCATAGCCGCGCACATCCTCGACTTCTGCGacgatggcagcggcggcggcgacctctTCGGGGCGGTGAATGCTGCATCCGACGTGTTCGCTGCCTCGTCGGAGGACGCCTCCTCGTCGTCCACCGCCACGCCTCCCCTCTGCAGCCATGGCGACAACATGTCGTCGGGCGCGGCCGCGGCCACGACCACGGCCACCTTCTCCCCCTTGCCGTCCCTTGACTCCACACTCTCGGCGCTCCTCGAGGAAGACCAGCCGCCTGGCCCCGACGCCGAGCTCCTCCTCCCCATAGACTACGcattcgcggcggcggcggcgggcacggaCGAGGCCCAGACGGAGCAGCAACAGTTTGGCCAGATGGTGCTCCCGGTGGTGACCGCGGCAGAGCACCACCCGGCGCTGCAGACGCAAATGAGCAGCACGGCGTCCGAGCTCATGCAGCTCACCTCGGGATACACCGACGAGTGCTTCGCAGCGGCGCTGGCCGGAGGGTTCATGGGGCTGGAGGAGACCCTGTGCCAGCAGCAGCCTGGAGCGATGCTCCCCGGCGCCGCCGACGCGGCGACGCAGGGAGGTTtcttcggcggcggcggttgcaCGGGCACCGTGATGTCGATGATGCTGGGGATGGAGGAGATGGGCGAGTACCAGAGGATGATGGAGGGCGGCGCGCTGGTGGACGCCGACTCCGCGGGGCAGATGGCGTTCCCTACCGCCGCAGAGATGCAG ATGGGAGGCAGCGGGAGCCCCgggcggctgccggcggcgggagAGACCTCGAGCCTGGAGGACACGAGCCTCAAGGCCGCCCGCCTCTccgtggaggagaggaaggagaagatcCACCGGTACATCAAGAAGAGGAACGAGCGGAACTTCAGCAAGAAGATCAAG TACGCGTGCAGGAAAACCTTGGCGGACAGCAGGCCGCGCGTCCGCGGGAGGTTCGCCAAGAACGACGAGTACTGCGAAGCATCCACGGAGATCGGATCACAGAACCACGAGGAGTACGAGCAGATG CCGGGCGTGAAGGCGGAGGACATGCTCGACCCCGACGCGCTGGCGCACATCAGCGGGATGAGCTCCTACATGTACAACCACACGGTGGAGTCGTGGATATAA
- the LOC123120305 gene encoding GATA transcription factor 17 isoform X2, translating to MDAKLSCANADTTEGISSPIAAHILDFCDDGSGGGDLFGAVNAASDVFAASSEDASSSSTATPPLCSHGDNMSSGAAAATTTATFSPLPSLDSTLSALLEEDQPPGPDAELLLPIDYAFAAAAAGTDEAQTEQQQFGQMVLPVVTAAEHHPALQTQMSSTASELMQLTSGYTDECFAAALAGGFMGLEETLCQQQPGAMLPGAADAATQGGFFGGGGCTGTVMSMMLGMEEMGEYQRMMEGGALVDADSAGQMAFPTAAEMQMGGSGSPGRLPAAGETSSLEDTSLKAARLSVEERKEKIHRYIKKRNERNFSKKIKYACRKTLADSRPRVRGRFAKNDEYCEASTEIGSQNHEEYEQMPGVKAEDMLDPDALAHISGMSSYMYNHTVESWI from the exons ATGGATGCAAAATTGAGCTGTGCAAATGCAGATACAACA GAGGGCATCTCGAGCCCCATAGCCGCGCACATCCTCGACTTCTGCGacgatggcagcggcggcggcgacctctTCGGGGCGGTGAATGCTGCATCCGACGTGTTCGCTGCCTCGTCGGAGGACGCCTCCTCGTCGTCCACCGCCACGCCTCCCCTCTGCAGCCATGGCGACAACATGTCGTCGGGCGCGGCCGCGGCCACGACCACGGCCACCTTCTCCCCCTTGCCGTCCCTTGACTCCACACTCTCGGCGCTCCTCGAGGAAGACCAGCCGCCTGGCCCCGACGCCGAGCTCCTCCTCCCCATAGACTACGcattcgcggcggcggcggcgggcacggaCGAGGCCCAGACGGAGCAGCAACAGTTTGGCCAGATGGTGCTCCCGGTGGTGACCGCGGCAGAGCACCACCCGGCGCTGCAGACGCAAATGAGCAGCACGGCGTCCGAGCTCATGCAGCTCACCTCGGGATACACCGACGAGTGCTTCGCAGCGGCGCTGGCCGGAGGGTTCATGGGGCTGGAGGAGACCCTGTGCCAGCAGCAGCCTGGAGCGATGCTCCCCGGCGCCGCCGACGCGGCGACGCAGGGAGGTTtcttcggcggcggcggttgcaCGGGCACCGTGATGTCGATGATGCTGGGGATGGAGGAGATGGGCGAGTACCAGAGGATGATGGAGGGCGGCGCGCTGGTGGACGCCGACTCCGCGGGGCAGATGGCGTTCCCTACCGCCGCAGAGATGCAG ATGGGAGGCAGCGGGAGCCCCgggcggctgccggcggcgggagAGACCTCGAGCCTGGAGGACACGAGCCTCAAGGCCGCCCGCCTCTccgtggaggagaggaaggagaagatcCACCGGTACATCAAGAAGAGGAACGAGCGGAACTTCAGCAAGAAGATCAAG TACGCGTGCAGGAAAACCTTGGCGGACAGCAGGCCGCGCGTCCGCGGGAGGTTCGCCAAGAACGACGAGTACTGCGAAGCATCCACGGAGATCGGATCACAGAACCACGAGGAGTACGAGCAGATG CCGGGCGTGAAGGCGGAGGACATGCTCGACCCCGACGCGCTGGCGCACATCAGCGGGATGAGCTCCTACATGTACAACCACACGGTGGAGTCGTGGATATAA